Sequence from the Rhodococcus jostii RHA1 genome:
TCCCGAGGACGGCATGCTGCTGCGCGGGTCTGCCTATTATCACGATCGTTATCTTCGGTGCCCCGACGGCAACTGGCGGATCACGCACACCGGCTACGAACGCACCTGGGAATCGGTTGCGGCGCTCTCCGACTTCCCGAGCTTCCGGCTCACCTCCAACAAGTGGGCGATGTTGCAACCTCCGGCGTCAGCCTGAGGGAGCACACTGGGACTCGACGCACCGCGGACACTGGGAGGTGACGATGGCTCCGGACGTCCCTGTTCCCGGCGCGCTGCCGTACCTGACCGTGCGGCGGGGTGTCGAGGCGATCGAGTGGTATTCCAAGGTATTCGGCGCCGAGGTGGTGGGTGAGCCGATCGTCATGGACGACGGCCGGGTCGGTCATGCGGAACTGCGGTTGCCGACCGGCATGATCTATCTCGCCGAGGAATTCCCCGAGATGGGCCTGACCGCGCCGGAATCCGGTTCGACGTCGGTGAGTCTGATGTTGTCCGTCGATGACCCCGATGCCGTCCTGGTGGGTGCCCGCGACGCCGGCGGCACGGTGGAGCGGTGGATCTCGGAGGGGCACGGACACCGCAACGCGACACTCATCGATCCGTTCGGCCACCGTTGGATGCTGGTGGGGCCGACCGATCCGGCCGCGTCGGCCTGAGGGTCCGGGCGCAGCTACTGTCGGCGCATGCCGACAACACCCGACCGATCGTCGTTTCCGGACACCCGCGCATGGATTCGCGCCCTGCCCGCACTCGGCGGCGAGACACCTCCGCCCGTCGACGCGCTTCCGGATGCGCCGACCACACTGTTTCTCGACTGGATCACGCAGGCTGCGGCGGCCGGTGTTCCGGAACCGCACGCGGCTGCGTTGTCGACCGTCGATGCCGACGGCAATCCTGACGCGCGTTTCCTGCTCCTCAAGGACGTCACGGAGCAGGGCTTCTGGTTCTCGGGTGACACTCGCTCACCGAAGGGTCGTGAACTTGCTACGAATGCCGTTGCGGCACTGTCGTTCTACTGGCGCGAACAGGGTCGGCAGGTGCGGGTGCGCGGTTCCGTCGTCGAGGGCGATCCGGCACTGTCCGCCCGCGACTTCCGCGAACGGTCGGTCACCGCGCGGGCCGTGGCAGCCGCCAGTCGTCAGAGCGAGGTCCTGGACGATCCCGCCGACTACGAACGGGCCGTCGCGGCGGCGGTGGCCCGCATCGAGGCCGACCCCGACTTCGTGTCGGGCACCTGGCGGGCATGGTGCATCGTCCCCGACAGTGTCGAGTTCTGGCAGGCGGACGCCGGGCGCAGGCACGTGCGCCAGCTCTACCGCCGCGAGTCCGGCCGGTGGATCCGCGAGGTGCTGTGGCCCTGACCGCGCCCGGCGGCGGGGTCAGCGTGCGGTCGCGGACGGCGAGCGCAGGTCGACGACGATCGACTGGCCGTTCAGCTTCGCGTGGATCTCGGGGCGCTCGAACCCGGCCGCGACGAGGTACTCGCCGAGCAGCGCCAGCAGTTCGTCGGCGTCCACCGTGGGATCGGCGGAGTGACTGCTCGCCGAAGCCTGGTGCTCCTCGAGCAGTTCGGTGTGTGCAAGACGGCCCGCGACTCGCACGGCTGCCACTCCCATCGCGTTGCGTCGCATGACGGTGCGTCCACGAGGTGCGGGCGACGCCGTCGTGTCGGAGGCCTCGGCCGGCTGCTCGGTGCTGTGCGAACCCGAGCTGCGCGTCGGCAGCGGGAAGGTGAACTTCTCGGCGGAGCTGGCCGTGGACTTGCCGTTGCCATTGCTGCCGGTCAGCCCGCCCGTGCTCGGTTCGGCGAAGGGGGACTCCGACGCCGAACCCGTGCCGGCGGAGCCGTTGCTGCCCGATCCGTTGGTGGAAATGCCGTTCTCCATCGTGTCGCTTCCTGCTCGTGGCCAAACGGGTACCGCGCAAAGCCCGTCAGTGTGCTCGATTCGACCTGAAAGCTACCAGGAGGGTCCGGCGGGCCGCACACCTCTACGGCTCACCGGACCCCCTCGGCCCTCAATTCCCGGGCCCAGGCGGACGCGTGCTTCGTGAGCACGCCGGCGATCCGCTCCAGCTCACCCGGGTACGACGCGACCTCGGCGGGCATGGACACGCTGAGGGTGTCGGTGGCGGGGATCCGGTAGGGCACGACGGTCGCGATACACACCACGCCGACCGTCCCCTGTTCCCGTTCCAGGCCCACCCGCGGTTGCGCACCTCGCCCAGTTCGGTGACGAGTCGTCGATGTCGGGGGATCGCCCCGGTGATGTGGTGCGCCGGGTCCGCCGCAGCCTGCCCACCGTGACACCGCAGATGGAGGTGACTCCGAAACAGCATGTTCCTGCACCACGAGCGTCGGTGTGGGACACGGTCAAACCCGCACCACCGCACGGTGATACAGGTAGCCGTGACACACATCCATCTCAACTATCCGTTGCGCCAGTGGCGGAGAGTGTGAGATCTATGTAGACGCTGTAGTAGAAGACGCTAGTCGGCGGCGGCCACGAGCGGCTCGAGCGTGAGGTCGGGCAGCTCCTTCTGGATGTACTGCAGGCGCCACTTGTCGCTGACCAGAGCGAGCATCACCCCGTCCGAGCGGGTGAACACCTCGACGCCGCGCTGACGGTTCAGCTCGTCGGCCGACTCGGCGTCGGTGCGCCGCGCCAACGCGTAGCCCAGGGGTTCCATCCGGGCCTCGACGTTGAACTCGGCCTTCATCCGCGCCGCGACCACCTCGAACTGCATCGGGCCGACGGCCGCCATGACCGGGGAGGCGTCGCCACGCAGGTCGTTGCGGAGGATCTGCACGACACCCTCGGAATCGAGCTGATCCACGGCCCGCCGGAACTGCTTGTACTTGCCCGCGCTCTCGGCCCGCAGGATGGAGAAGTGCTCCGGCGCGAACGACGGGATCGGCGGGAACTCCACCTTCTTCTCGAAGAACAGGGTGTGGCCGGGGGCGAGCGCGGTGGCGTTGACCAGTCCGACCACGTCGCCGGGGTACGCCGATTCCACGGTCGAACGCTCGCGACCGAACACGGTCTGCGCGTACTTCGTCGTGAACGGTTTGCCGGTCTGGGCGTGGGTGACCACCATGCCGCGCTCGAACACGCCCGACACGATGCGCATGAACGCCAGCCGGTCGCGGTGCGCGGTGTCCATGCCTGCCTGGACCTTGAAGACGACCGCGCTGAACGGGTCGGTGACCTCGCGAGGGGCGCCGGCGACGTCCTCCCGGGCGCGCGGCGGCGGCGCCAGCTCGACCAGCGTGTCGAGGATCTGGCGGACACCAAAGTTGAGCATCGCCGACGCGAAGATCACCGGCGACGTCTGGCCGCCGAGGAACAGCTCCTGGTCGTGGTCCTGACCGGTGGCCGACAGCAGCTCGCTCTCCTCCGCGGCGGTCTCCCATTCGGAGCCCTCCTTCGCGAGAGCGGCGTCGGCATCCATGACCTCTTCGGGGGCGATCTTCGCGCCACCCGCGGTACGCGTGAACCGGATGTACTCCCGCGGGGCACCGTCCTCGCCGCGCCGCAGCAGGCCCCGGAAGTCGCCGGCGATCCCGACGGGCCAGTACAGGGGAGTGGGGGTGAGACCGATGCGTTCCTGGATCTCGTCGAGAAGCTCGAGCGGCGTCTGGCCCGGCCGGTCCCACTTGTTGATGACCGTGATCACCGGGATTCCGCGGTGACGGCACACCTGGAACAGCTTCAGCGTCTGCGGTTCGAGACCCTTCGCGGCGTCGATCAGCATGACGGCGGCGTCCACCGCCGTCAGGACGCGGTACGTGTCCTCCGAGAAGTCGGAGTGACCGGGAGTGTCCACCAGGTTGATCACGTTGTCGACCGGCTCGTCCGCCGACGCCTCGGTGGAGCGGTAGTTGAACTGCAGGGCAGTGGAGCTGACCGAGATGCCGCGGGCCTTCTCCATCTCCATCCAGTCGGACACCGTCGACTTGCGGCCCGCCTTGCCGTGGACCGCGCCCGCTTCGGAGATGACCTTCGCGTGGAGCGCGAGAGCCTCCGTCAGCGTCGACTTACCGGCGTCGGGATGCGAGATCACGGCGAACGTGCGGCGGCGCGACGCCTCCGCCCGGACACCCTTCTCGGATTTCCCCTCCGGTGAGCCGGATGTGGCGACAGGCGCCGCCTCGGCTGGAATGGTGTCGGCCGAGTCGGACGGGGTAGTCAACGAAGAACCTCTCGGGGGACGGGGTGCGTGCAGGAAGACCGTGTGGCCGCATACCAGGTTACTCGGGTACCGAACACGAACTCGCAGCACAGTCACATCCAGGGAGGAGTAACGATCGGAGGCCGGTGAGGGATTTATATGGGTGAGTCGTCGGGGCGCTCCGGAGTTCACCGTTTCTGCGTTCGGACACCCGTATGTGCAGGAGGAAGACTGTGAGCAAGTTCACCGACGAGATGTACGCGACCGCGGCGAGCAGCACCCGTGGCCTCAACACGGGTGAGCCCGACGCGCCGCTGCGGCAGCCGTGGGGCGAGATCCACAAGGCCGCGCGCCGCATGGCGGGTGCGCTCGCCGAGGCAGGTATCGGTCACGGCGACGCCATCGGCATCCTCGCCGGTCAGCCCGTCGACATCGCACCCTCCTGCCAGGGCACCTGGATGCGCGGGGCGTCCGTCACCATGCTGCATCAGCCGACGCCGCGCACCGACCTGGCCGTGTGGGCCAAGGACACCGAGACCGTCATCAACATGATTCAGGCGAAAGCCGTCATCCTCGGTGCGCCGTTCGACGCCGCCAAGCCGCTGCTGGA
This genomic interval carries:
- a CDS encoding VOC family protein, which codes for MAPDVPVPGALPYLTVRRGVEAIEWYSKVFGAEVVGEPIVMDDGRVGHAELRLPTGMIYLAEEFPEMGLTAPESGSTSVSLMLSVDDPDAVLVGARDAGGTVERWISEGHGHRNATLIDPFGHRWMLVGPTDPAASA
- a CDS encoding peptide chain release factor 3, coding for MTTPSDSADTIPAEAAPVATSGSPEGKSEKGVRAEASRRRTFAVISHPDAGKSTLTEALALHAKVISEAGAVHGKAGRKSTVSDWMEMEKARGISVSSTALQFNYRSTEASADEPVDNVINLVDTPGHSDFSEDTYRVLTAVDAAVMLIDAAKGLEPQTLKLFQVCRHRGIPVITVINKWDRPGQTPLELLDEIQERIGLTPTPLYWPVGIAGDFRGLLRRGEDGAPREYIRFTRTAGGAKIAPEEVMDADAALAKEGSEWETAAEESELLSATGQDHDQELFLGGQTSPVIFASAMLNFGVRQILDTLVELAPPPRAREDVAGAPREVTDPFSAVVFKVQAGMDTAHRDRLAFMRIVSGVFERGMVVTHAQTGKPFTTKYAQTVFGRERSTVESAYPGDVVGLVNATALAPGHTLFFEKKVEFPPIPSFAPEHFSILRAESAGKYKQFRRAVDQLDSEGVVQILRNDLRGDASPVMAAVGPMQFEVVAARMKAEFNVEARMEPLGYALARRTDAESADELNRQRGVEVFTRSDGVMLALVSDKWRLQYIQKELPDLTLEPLVAAAD
- a CDS encoding pyridoxine/pyridoxamine 5'-phosphate oxidase, with protein sequence MPTTPDRSSFPDTRAWIRALPALGGETPPPVDALPDAPTTLFLDWITQAAAAGVPEPHAAALSTVDADGNPDARFLLLKDVTEQGFWFSGDTRSPKGRELATNAVAALSFYWREQGRQVRVRGSVVEGDPALSARDFRERSVTARAVAAASRQSEVLDDPADYERAVAAAVARIEADPDFVSGTWRAWCIVPDSVEFWQADAGRRHVRQLYRRESGRWIREVLWP